From Patagioenas fasciata isolate bPatFas1 chromosome 15, bPatFas1.hap1, whole genome shotgun sequence, a single genomic window includes:
- the LOC139829172 gene encoding uncharacterized protein, translating into MSHPHEGQPGEGEAAPRPPREQQPPPPPQEAGGAGPEGPGPGAAAAAASPQRRPPPPARSSGAAADGPRAAAAARATGPLPTAADEIRASRSSGSSRSSRPLRLHLTQARGRDSTGSDPRAARPREARGKRGLARGCGPGPATLAPRRLGGAAGLSLGLGCFHAHGGHGFALAPTPARVWWARGSWARGLTPYRALLQPRGHGTAGMGTVSQAGPA; encoded by the coding sequence ATGTCACATCCGCATGAGGGGCAGCCCGGGGAGGGGGAGGCAGCGCCGCGGCCGCCCCGGGaacagcagccgccgccgccgccacaggAGGCCGGAGGGGCGGGGCCAGAGGGGCCGGGcccgggcgccgccgccgccgcggcctcTCCGCAGCGCAGGCCGCCGCCACCTGCGCGCAGCTCGGGCGCAGCGGCCGATGGGCCCCGCGCAGCCGCCGCTGCCCGAGCCACGGGGCCGCTCCCGACCGCTGCGGACGAGATCCGCGCCTCACGCTCCTCCGGCAGCTCACGCTCCTCCCGGCCGCTCCGGCTCCACCTGACGCAGGCCCGGGGCCGCGACTCAACGGGGAGCGACCCCCGCGCTGCCCGGCCCCGAGAGGCTCGGGGGAAGCGGGGCCTGGCGAGGGGCTGCGGGCCGGGCCCGGCAACCCTGGCCCCGCGGAGGCTCGGGGGAGCCGCTGGGCTCAGTCTGGGCCTTGGGTGTTTCCATGCTCACGGCGGGCACGGTTTCGCCCTTGCGCCCACGCCCGCGCGTGTGTGGTGGGCTCGGGGCTCGTGGGCTCGGGGCCTGACCCCTTACCGTGCCCTGCTCCAGCCGCGGGGCCACGGCACGGCTGGGATGGGGACGGTGTCCCAGGCGGGCCCTGCCTGA